Genomic segment of Acidimicrobiales bacterium:
CCTGGGCGTACTCGGCCCAGGTCCAGGTTTCGTCCTCGTAGAGGAGCGCCGGCCTGCTCCCGTGCTCGTCGGCCCGGCGGAGTAGCAACTCAGCGATCGTGTTCATCGCCACGTAGTCTGCCGCGGCGCAGCGCTGCGCCGGCAGTGCCGGCGCCTGACGGGGGCAGCCGCCCCCTCATCTAACATGCCTTCAGGATCAGAGGGAGGCAGGTTGCGGGACGAGCTGCAGGAAGGTGTGGAGGTCGACGCCGGTCGGCAGCACGTCGTGTTCCTGTGCACGGGCAACGCCGCCCGGTCGGTGATGGCGGGCGCCGCCCTGGCCCGATCGGGCGCGACCCGGATCACCACCGCGGGTACCCACGTGGTCGAGGGCCAGCCCATGAGCTGGCGCACCCGCTCCGCCCTCGAGGGCGTGGGCCTGGCCGCCGACGGGCACCGCAGCCGCCAGATCCGCCAGCGCGATCTCGATGACGCCGACCTGGTCGTGGGTCTGGCCCGTGAGCACGTGGAGCATGTCCGCCGCCGGCACCCCTCGGCCGCCCCCCGCACGGCGACGCTGCGCCGGTTGTGCCGGGATCTGCCCGGTCTGCCGGGGACGCTCCAGGAGCGATTGAAGGCCCTCCGCCTGGACGAGGTCGAGCTCGAGCCCTGGGAGGACGTGGACGACCCGGCCGGAGGAGAGCTCGAGGACTTCCAGGGCTGCGCGGCCGAGATCGTCGAGCTGGTGGCGCTGCTCGAGCGGGAGCTGTCCTGACCCCGTGAGCGGGAACGGGGGCGGGTCGCCCCTCACCATCCCCGCGCTGGTCGCCGACTCGGCCCATCGTCATGGGGATCTCGAGGCGCTCGTCGGCGAGTCCACCCGCCTGACCTACGCCCAGCTGGCGCCCGCCGTGCACCGGGCGGCAGGGGCCGCCATGGGGTTGGGGGTCGGGCCGGGCGACCGGGTAGCCATCTGGGCCCCCAACATCACGGAGTGGGTCGTCGCCGCCCTCGGCGTTCTGTCGGTCGGCGGGGTCCTGGTGCCGCTGAACACCCGCTTCAAGGGACCGGAGGCGGCGTACGTCCTCGCCAAGAGCGGGGCCCGCGTGGTTTTCACGGTGTCGGGCTTCCTCGGCGTCGACTACGTGGACATGCTGCGCCAGGCGACGGAGCGGTCGACGCTCGACTCCATCGTCGTGCTGCGGGGTGACGCTCCCGAAGGCACCCTGTCGTGGCCGGACTACCTGACCGGCGCCGACAAGGTCCATCCGGCGGATGTCGACGACCGGATGGCCGCGGTCAGGCCGGACGACCTGTCGGACATCATCTTCACCTCCGGCACCACCGGGCGGCCGAAGGGGGCGATGGCCACCCACGCCCAGACCCTGCGGGTGTTCCGGGACTGGGCCGAGATCGTCGGCCTGAGCCGCGGGGACCGCTACCTGATCGTCAACCCGTTCTTCCACACCTTCGGCTACAAGGCCGGATTCCTCGCGTCCTTCCTTGTCGGCGCCGCGGTCGTGCCCCACGCCGTTTTCGACGTGCCGACAGTGCTCGCCCGGGTGGCCGAGGAACGCATCTCCATGCTCCCCGGGCCGCCGACGCTCTACCAGTCAATCCTCGACCACCCCGAGCGGCGCCGCTATGACCTCTCGTCGTTGCGCCTCGCCGTCACGGGCTCGGCTGCGGTCCCGGTGGAGATGATCCGCCGCATGCGCAACGAGCTGACGTTCCGCACC
This window contains:
- a CDS encoding FadD3 family acyl-CoA ligase, whose protein sequence is MSGNGGGSPLTIPALVADSAHRHGDLEALVGESTRLTYAQLAPAVHRAAGAAMGLGVGPGDRVAIWAPNITEWVVAALGVLSVGGVLVPLNTRFKGPEAAYVLAKSGARVVFTVSGFLGVDYVDMLRQATERSTLDSIVVLRGDAPEGTLSWPDYLTGADKVHPADVDDRMAAVRPDDLSDIIFTSGTTGRPKGAMATHAQTLRVFRDWAEIVGLSRGDRYLIVNPFFHTFGYKAGFLASFLVGAAVVPHAVFDVPTVLARVAEERISMLPGPPTLYQSILDHPERRRYDLSSLRLAVTGSAAVPVEMIRRMRNELTFRTIITGYGLTESTGTVTMCRYDDDPETIANTCGRAIPDTEVRVVDDAGREVARGEPGEVVVRGYHVMKGYFDEPEETAAAIDADGWLHTGDIAVMDERGYLRITDRKKDMFIVGGFNAYPAEIENILLGNPKVAQVAVVGVPDERMGEVGAAFVIPRPGENLTPSEVIEWSRQVMANYKVPRRVEIVEALPLNASGKVLKYELRDEATRPARP